In Oncorhynchus mykiss isolate Arlee unplaced genomic scaffold, USDA_OmykA_1.1 un_scaffold_879, whole genome shotgun sequence, one DNA window encodes the following:
- the LOC118963985 gene encoding thrombospondin-3a-like: MCVFQGSVDSLKMALGGSIAKAGILTDCPFQGDTYFQNSAGADVNGILGDHTKALIGQLIIFNQILGELREDIREQVKEMSLIRNTILECQACGFHEPHSRCEPNLCYKGVPCTETREYPGYRCGACPEGMTGNGTHCQDIDECAVARPCFSPEGCVNTAKGFTCEPCPVGFSGSLLSGVGVEFAKSHKQECTDVDECADLSNTCVPNSVCINTEGSFRCGLCKESFVGNQTVGCFLRRSCATLGFNPCDVNGHCVIKGAAEVSCKCNVGWAGNGYTCGPDTDSDGYPDQPLPCIDNDYHCRADNCVNTPNSGQEDADGDGIGDQCDEDADGDGIQNVEDNCRLVPNKDQQNSDTDSYGDACDNCPNVPNGSQKDTDGNGAGDTCDNDIDGDGIPNVLDNCPKMPNPMQTDRDGDGVGDACDSCPEVNDPCRSESDMDNDLVGDVCDTNQDMDGDGHQDSRDNCPDVPNSSQLDSDNDGIGDECDDDDDNDGIPDAGPPGPDNCRLIPNPSQTDTDSNGVGDMCENDFDNDSVIDLIDVCPESAEVTMTDFRAYQTVILDQEGEAQIDPNWIVLNRGMEIVQTMNSDPGLAIGITAFNGVDFEGTFHINTATDDDYVGFIFSYQDSSSFYVVMWKQMEQTYWQSLPFRAMAQPGLQLKAVKSRTGPGEYLRNALWHTGDTPGEVTLLWKDPRNVGWRDKTSYRWHLSHRPQVGYIRVRLYEGMTLVADSGVVVDTSMRGGRLGVFCFSQEQIIWSNLGYRCNDTVPEDYEFYRKQMHIRV; encoded by the exons atgtgtgtgtttcagggctcAGTGGACTCTCTGAAAATGGCTCTGGGTGGCTCCATAGCCAAAGCAGGAATCTTGACCGATTGTCCATTTCAGGGTGATACATATTTTCAGAATTCAG CTGGTGCCGATGTCAATGGCATTCTGG GTGACCATACCAAGGCTTTGATTGGCCAGCTGATCATCTTCAACCAGATCCTGGGTGAACTCCGAGAGGACATCAGGGAACAG GTGAAGGAGATGTCTCTGATTAGGAACACCATTCTGGAGTGCCAAGCGTGTG GCTTCCACGAGCCTCACTCTCGCTGCGAGCCCAACCTCTGCTATAAGGGTGTTCCCTGTACAGAGACCCGGGAGTACCCAGGCTATCGTTGTGGTGCCTGCCCAGAAGGCATGACGGGGAATGGCACCCACTGCCAGGACATTGACGAG TGTGCCGTAGCCCGGCCCTGTTTCTCGCCCGAGGGGTGCGTAAACACGGCCAAGGGCTTCACCTGTGAACCCTGTCCCGTCGGCTTCTCAGGATCTCTCCTCAGTGGGGTTGGGGTGGAGTTTGCCAAGAGCCACAAGCAG GAGTGCACAGATGTGGATGAGTGTGCTGACCTCTCCAACACCTGCGTCCCCAACTCTGTCTGCATCAACACAGAG gGCTCGTTCAGGTGTGGTCTGTGTAAGGAGAGCTTTGTGGGCAACCAGACGGTGGGCTGTTTCCTGCGGAGGTCCTGTGCCACGCTGGGCTTCAACCCCTGTGACGTCAACGGCCACTGTGTCATAAAGGGTGCTGCCGAGGTCTCCTGCAAG TGTAATGTGGGCTGGGCAGGAAATGGGTATACGTGTGGTCCAGACACAGACAGCGACGGCTACCCCGACCAGCCTCTCCCCTGCATAGACAATGACTATCACTGTCGAGCT GACAATTGTGTGAACACACCCAACTCTGGCCAGGAAGACGCAGACGGAGATGGTATAGGTGACCAGTGTGATGAAGATGCGGACGGAGATGGAATCCAGAACGTGGAG GACAACTGCCGTCTGGTCCCCAACAAGGACCAACAGAACTCTGATACAGACTCATATGGGGACGCGTGTGACAACTGCCCCAATGTTCCCAATGGCAGCCAGAAGGACACCGACGGAAACGGGGCTGGCGACACCTGTGACAATGACATTGATGGGGATG GTATCCCAAACGTGCTGGACAACTGTCCCAAGATGCCCAACCCTATGCAGACGGACCGTGACGGGGATGGAGTGGGAGACGCATGTGACAGCTGCCCAGAAGTCAATGACCCTtgcaggtcagag TCTGACATGGACAATGACCTGGTGGGAGATGTGTGTGACACCAACCAGGATAT GGATGGGGACGGCCACCAGGACTCCAGGGACAACTGTCCAGACGTCCCTAACAGCTCTCAGCTGGACTCAGACAACGACGGCATCGGCGACGAATGCGACGATGACGACGACAACGATGGCATTCCAGATGCTGGACCTCCCGGGCCGGATAACTGCCGGCTCATCCCCAACCCCAgccagacagacactgacagt AATGGCGTTGGTGACATGTGCGAGAATGACTTTGACAATGACTCAGTGATAGACTTGATTGACGTGTGTCCAGAGAGCGCTGAGGTCACAATGACCGACTTCAGAGCCTATCAGACGGTCATCCTGGACCAGGAGGGCGAAGCCCAAATCGACCCCAACTGGATAGTGCTCAATCGG GGTATGGAAATTGTTCAAACCATGAACAGTGACCCTGGTTTGGCCATAG GCATCACAGCCTTTAACGGGGTAGACTTTGAGGGGACGTTCCACATCAACACGGCCACGGACGATGACTATGTGGGCTTCATCTTCAGCTACCAGGACTCGTCCAGCTTCTACGTGGTCATGTGGAAACAGATGGAGCAGACCTACTGGCAGTCGCTGCCTTTTAGGGCCATGGCCCAGCCAGGCCTGCAACTGAAG GCAGTTAAGTCACGTACGGGTCCCGGTGAATACCTCCGTAATGCCCTGTGGCACACGGGCGACACCCCGGGTGAGGTCACCCTGCTGTGGAAGGACCCCAGGAATGTGGGCTGGAGGGACAAGACATCTTACCGTTGGCACCTCAGCCACCGCCCGCAGGTGGGCTACATCAG GGTGAGGCTGTATGAAGGCATGACATTGGTGGCAGACTCTGGCGTGGTGGTGGACACCTCAATGAGGGGCGGGAGGCTGGGCGTCTTCTGCTTCTCCCAGGAGCAAATCATCTGGTCCAACCTGGGCTATCGCTGCAACG ATACTGTACCAGAGGACTATGAGTTCTACCGCAAGCAGATGCACATCAGGGTGTGA